From Skermanella sp. TT6, a single genomic window includes:
- a CDS encoding ABC transporter ATP-binding protein: MTVERPILEVENLSVDIRTAGGTLKAVRDVSFSVGRGETLCLVGESGCGKSVTSLAIMDLLPRAATRRVSRLAFDGVDLARSGKGAVNALRGNRMAMIFQEPMTALNPAYTIGDQLTEGYRRHKKAGAAEARERAVHLLEKVGIAAAGDRLGQYPHQLSGGLRQRIMIAMALMCGPDLVIADEPTTALDVTIQAQILRLLAELQRELGIALVLITHDLGVVGRIADRVAVMYAGEVVENGTAAEIFARPRHPYTQGLMDCIPLPGRTRPGERLGVIPGVVPSLVGGIEGCPFRDRCPHARPVCAEAPPVKTRGDHAWRCILEDA; the protein is encoded by the coding sequence ATGACCGTGGAACGCCCCATCCTGGAGGTAGAGAACCTGTCGGTCGATATCAGGACCGCCGGGGGAACCCTGAAAGCCGTTCGCGACGTGTCGTTCTCCGTCGGGCGCGGCGAGACGCTGTGCCTGGTCGGCGAATCCGGCTGCGGCAAGTCGGTCACCTCGCTCGCGATCATGGACCTGCTGCCCCGGGCGGCGACCCGGCGCGTCTCGCGGCTGGCGTTCGACGGGGTCGATCTCGCCCGCAGCGGCAAGGGAGCGGTCAACGCGCTGCGCGGCAACCGCATGGCGATGATCTTCCAGGAACCCATGACGGCGCTGAACCCGGCCTACACGATCGGCGACCAGCTGACCGAGGGCTATCGCCGGCATAAGAAGGCGGGTGCCGCGGAGGCCCGCGAGCGGGCGGTCCACCTGCTGGAGAAGGTCGGCATCGCCGCGGCCGGCGACCGGCTGGGCCAATATCCGCACCAGCTCTCCGGCGGGCTGAGGCAGCGCATCATGATCGCCATGGCGCTGATGTGCGGCCCCGACCTGGTGATCGCCGACGAGCCGACGACGGCGCTGGACGTGACGATCCAGGCGCAGATCCTGCGGCTCCTCGCCGAATTGCAGCGCGAACTGGGCATCGCCCTGGTCCTGATCACCCATGACCTGGGCGTGGTCGGCCGCATCGCCGACCGGGTCGCCGTGATGTATGCCGGCGAGGTGGTGGAGAACGGCACGGCGGCGGAGATCTTCGCCCGCCCGCGCCATCCCTATACCCAAGGGCTGATGGACTGCATCCCGCTGCCGGGCCGGACCAGGCCCGGCGAGCGGCTGGGCGTGATCCCCGGCGTGGTGCCGTCGCTGGTCGGCGGGATCGAGGGCTGCCCGTTCCGCGACCGCTGCCCCCACGCCCGGCCCGTCTGCGCCGAGGCCCCGCCCGTGAAGACCCGGGGCGACCATGCCTGGCGCTGCATCCTGGAGGACGCATGA
- a CDS encoding ABC transporter permease, which translates to MTGTAFPPAASAPSSVAAVAELSAGARLRRRMFGQKSFVFGVGLLLVIVAVALLAPVLAPHDPYAQNLSQRMVPPFWYAKGSWEHLLGTDNLGRDYLSRLLYGARISLLIGLSVMVISGLIGTTMGLLAGYFGGKADLIVTFLITTRLAMPVILVALAVVAMVGGSLPVVILVLGFLKWDRFAVVMRSATQQARALDYVTAAEAAGASTPRIILGEILPNVFPQLIVVATLEAASAILLEAALSFLGLGVQPPLPSWGLMISEAKTYMFFSFWLIAIPGTLLALLVLSINLAGDGLRDVVAPEGRG; encoded by the coding sequence ATGACCGGAACAGCATTTCCCCCCGCCGCCTCCGCCCCGTCCAGTGTCGCCGCCGTGGCCGAGCTGAGCGCCGGCGCCCGGCTGCGCCGGCGCATGTTCGGCCAGAAGAGCTTCGTCTTCGGCGTCGGGCTGCTGCTGGTGATCGTCGCGGTGGCCCTGCTGGCGCCGGTGCTGGCGCCGCACGACCCCTATGCCCAGAACCTGTCGCAGCGCATGGTCCCGCCGTTCTGGTACGCCAAGGGCAGCTGGGAACACCTGCTCGGCACCGACAACCTGGGCCGCGACTATCTCTCCCGCCTGCTCTACGGCGCCCGGATCTCGCTGCTGATCGGCCTGTCGGTGATGGTCATCTCCGGCCTGATCGGCACGACCATGGGGCTGCTGGCGGGCTATTTCGGCGGCAAGGCCGACCTGATCGTGACCTTCCTGATCACGACCCGGCTCGCCATGCCGGTGATCCTGGTGGCGCTGGCCGTGGTCGCCATGGTCGGCGGCTCGCTGCCGGTGGTGATCCTGGTGCTGGGCTTCCTGAAGTGGGACCGCTTCGCGGTGGTGATGCGGAGCGCCACCCAGCAGGCCCGGGCGCTCGACTACGTGACGGCGGCGGAGGCGGCCGGCGCCTCGACGCCGCGGATCATCCTGGGCGAGATCCTGCCCAACGTGTTCCCCCAGCTGATCGTCGTCGCCACGCTGGAGGCGGCGAGCGCCATCCTGCTGGAGGCGGCGCTGTCCTTCCTCGGCCTGGGCGTGCAGCCGCCGCTGCCGTCCTGGGGCCTGATGATCTCGGAGGCGAAGACCTACATGTTCTTCTCGTTCTGGCTGATCGCGATACCCGGAACGCTGCTGGCGCTGCTGGTGCTGTCGATCAACCTGGCGGGCGACGGGCTGCGCGACGTCGTGGCGCCGGAAGGACGGGGCTGA
- a CDS encoding ABC transporter substrate-binding protein, protein MKKSTGKVRNGLLAAALLAGTGLLTQPALAGKSDNSVHLAYDQAPESVDPFFNNVRIGVIIGQHVWDTLVYRDPDTGEYKGQLAKAWRQVDDRTLEFDLREGVKFHNGEEFDADDVVYTLNFVSKPESGVTTQQNVAWIEKAEKLDKYKVRVTTKQVFPAAIEYLSGPVVMHPNEYYAEVGPQGQNRKPVGTGPFRVAAHEMGKSITLEKNPDYFQDSPKKQGPIETVEIRFIPDRQTQMAEVLSEGVDLIMHVPKDQAEQIEMVPHLKVVSGETMRIVFMQMNTLEGTPSPALKDERVRRAILHAIDRETMVKEIVGAGSRVIHTICFPEQFGCTDEGAPRYEYDPAKSRQLLAEAGFPNGIELNIVAYRERNQTEAMIGYLQAAGIKANLNFLQYAAMREQIRSNKAMLTHQTWGSFSVNDVSASTPVYFKFESDDVTRDPEVRDLLQKGDTSVDPETRKEAYGKALALIAERAYAVPLYSLPVYYVAAKDLEFKAYADEMPRFWEMTWN, encoded by the coding sequence ATGAAAAAGAGCACTGGAAAGGTGCGCAACGGCCTGCTCGCGGCGGCCCTTCTGGCGGGCACCGGCCTGCTCACCCAGCCGGCCCTAGCCGGGAAATCCGACAACAGCGTCCACCTCGCCTACGACCAGGCTCCGGAGAGCGTAGATCCCTTCTTCAACAATGTCCGGATCGGCGTCATCATCGGCCAGCATGTCTGGGACACGCTGGTCTACCGCGACCCCGATACGGGCGAGTACAAGGGGCAGCTCGCCAAGGCCTGGCGGCAGGTGGACGACCGCACGCTGGAATTCGACCTGCGCGAGGGCGTCAAGTTCCACAACGGCGAGGAATTCGACGCCGACGACGTGGTCTATACGCTGAACTTCGTTTCCAAGCCGGAAAGCGGAGTCACGACCCAGCAGAACGTCGCCTGGATCGAGAAGGCGGAGAAGCTGGACAAGTACAAGGTCCGGGTGACGACCAAGCAGGTCTTCCCGGCCGCGATCGAGTACCTGTCCGGCCCGGTGGTCATGCACCCCAACGAATATTACGCCGAAGTCGGCCCGCAGGGGCAGAACCGGAAGCCGGTCGGCACCGGCCCGTTCCGCGTGGCCGCGCACGAGATGGGCAAGTCGATCACGCTGGAGAAGAACCCGGATTACTTCCAGGATTCTCCCAAGAAGCAGGGGCCGATCGAGACGGTCGAGATCCGGTTCATCCCGGACCGCCAGACCCAGATGGCCGAGGTGCTGTCCGAGGGCGTCGACCTGATCATGCACGTGCCCAAGGACCAGGCCGAGCAGATCGAGATGGTTCCGCACCTGAAGGTCGTCAGCGGCGAGACGATGCGCATCGTCTTCATGCAGATGAACACGCTGGAGGGCACGCCGTCCCCGGCCCTGAAGGACGAACGGGTGCGCCGGGCGATCCTCCACGCGATCGACCGCGAGACCATGGTCAAGGAGATCGTCGGCGCCGGATCGCGGGTGATCCACACGATCTGCTTCCCCGAGCAGTTCGGCTGCACCGACGAGGGCGCGCCGCGCTACGAATACGATCCGGCGAAGTCGCGGCAGCTGCTGGCGGAGGCCGGGTTCCCCAACGGGATCGAGCTGAACATCGTGGCCTACCGGGAGCGCAACCAGACCGAGGCCATGATCGGCTACCTCCAGGCCGCCGGGATCAAGGCGAACCTGAACTTCCTGCAATACGCGGCCATGCGGGAGCAGATCCGAAGCAACAAGGCCATGCTGACGCACCAGACCTGGGGCTCGTTCTCGGTCAACGACGTGTCGGCCTCGACCCCGGTCTATTTCAAGTTCGAGAGCGACGACGTCACGCGGGACCCGGAAGTGCGCGACCTGCTGCAGAAGGGCGACACCAGCGTCGATCCGGAGACGCGGAAGGAAGCGTACGGCAAGGCGCTGGCGCTGATCGCCGAGCGGGCCTACGCGGTGCCGCTCTACTCGCTTCCCGTCTACTACGTCGCGGCCAAGGACCTGGAGTTCAAGGCTTACGCCGACGAGATGCCGCGCTTCTGGGAGATGACCTGGAACTGA
- a CDS encoding ABC transporter permease, which produces MALFILKRLGLALLVALTVSVISFVLLRTSGDAAIAIAGEGARDVDIEAIRQAYGLDRPLAVQYLVWLGQTLGGDFGQSLYFKTDVVDLVLAKAPVTLMLGLLSLGFALLVAVPLGVLAAVFANSWIDRAALAIAVFGQAMPNFFFALLLVMLFSITYRWLPVSGSGTWLHFVMPTVALGYYAAPAFMRLVRAGMVEVLSADYVRTARAKGLPTRMVVFKHALRNAIVPVVALSAVQLGYLLGGSVVIETIFALDGLGFLAYQSITHKDFPVIQAVVVMLSVIYVLLTLLGDIANAWLDPRIRVA; this is translated from the coding sequence GTGGCACTCTTCATCCTCAAGAGGCTCGGCCTCGCGCTGCTCGTAGCGCTCACGGTCTCGGTCATCTCCTTCGTCCTGCTGCGCACCTCGGGCGACGCCGCCATCGCGATCGCCGGCGAAGGGGCGCGGGACGTGGATATCGAGGCGATCCGGCAGGCCTATGGGCTGGACCGGCCGCTGGCGGTGCAGTACCTGGTCTGGCTGGGGCAGACGCTGGGCGGCGACTTCGGGCAGTCGCTCTATTTCAAGACCGACGTGGTCGACCTGGTGCTCGCCAAGGCGCCGGTGACGCTGATGCTGGGCCTGCTGTCGCTGGGCTTCGCGCTGCTGGTCGCGGTGCCGCTGGGCGTGCTGGCGGCGGTCTTCGCCAACAGCTGGATCGACCGGGCGGCGCTGGCGATCGCCGTGTTCGGGCAGGCGATGCCGAACTTCTTCTTCGCGCTGCTGCTGGTCATGCTGTTCTCGATCACCTACCGCTGGCTGCCGGTTTCCGGCTCCGGGACCTGGCTGCATTTCGTGATGCCGACGGTGGCGCTGGGATATTATGCGGCGCCCGCCTTCATGCGGCTGGTCCGGGCCGGCATGGTCGAGGTGCTGTCGGCCGACTATGTGCGGACGGCGCGCGCCAAGGGCCTGCCGACCCGCATGGTCGTTTTCAAGCACGCGCTGCGCAACGCCATCGTGCCGGTGGTCGCCCTGTCCGCCGTGCAGCTGGGATACCTGCTCGGCGGGTCGGTGGTGATCGAGACCATCTTCGCCCTGGATGGGCTGGGATTCCTGGCATACCAGAGCATCACCCACAAGGACTTCCCGGTGATCCAGGCCGTGGTGGTGATGCTGTCGGTGATCTACGTGCTGCTCACGCTCCTGGGAGACATCGCCAATGCCTGGCTCGATCCGCGGATCCGGGTGGCCTGA
- a CDS encoding ABC transporter ATP-binding protein — protein sequence MTAMMDIPLIEARGVTRSFKVGAGLFNRKRTLHAVNGIDLTIRKGEVLGIVGESGCGKSTLARILLGLLPPSTGTISFQGQELSTLDRRAVARQVQPVFQDPYSSLNPRRRIASIVSFPLDVHGIGTSAERRRRALEMMDLVGLPARFADRFPSELSGGQRQRVAIARALVMKPEIVVCDEPTSALDVSVQSQILNLLLDLRRELNLTYVFISHNLAVVEHIATRVAVMYLGRVVELAETAELFANPRHPYTRALLASILTPEPGLGIPETGLGLAFPDPLNPPPGCVFHPRCPNAFGPCPTVVPRALGQHPAGLVACHLHDPDYNDTATTNNQGNRPS from the coding sequence ATGACCGCGATGATGGACATTCCCCTGATCGAGGCGCGGGGGGTTACCCGCTCGTTCAAGGTCGGCGCCGGCCTGTTCAACCGGAAGCGCACGCTGCACGCGGTCAACGGCATCGACCTGACCATCCGCAAGGGCGAGGTGCTGGGGATCGTCGGCGAGTCCGGCTGCGGCAAGTCCACCCTGGCCCGCATCCTGCTGGGCCTGCTGCCGCCCTCGACCGGGACGATCAGCTTCCAGGGGCAGGAGCTTTCGACGCTGGACCGCCGGGCGGTGGCGCGCCAGGTGCAGCCGGTGTTCCAGGACCCCTATTCCTCGCTGAACCCGCGGCGGCGGATCGCCTCCATCGTGTCGTTCCCGCTCGACGTCCACGGCATCGGCACCTCGGCCGAGCGGCGGCGGCGGGCGCTGGAGATGATGGACCTGGTCGGCCTGCCGGCGCGCTTCGCCGACCGCTTTCCCAGCGAATTGTCGGGCGGCCAGCGCCAGCGCGTCGCCATCGCGCGGGCCCTGGTGATGAAGCCGGAGATCGTGGTCTGCGACGAGCCGACCTCGGCGCTCGACGTCTCCGTCCAGTCGCAGATCCTGAACCTGCTGCTGGACCTGCGGCGCGAGCTGAACCTCACCTACGTCTTCATCAGCCACAACCTGGCGGTCGTCGAGCACATCGCCACCCGGGTCGCCGTGATGTATCTGGGCCGTGTCGTGGAGCTGGCGGAGACGGCCGAGCTGTTCGCGAACCCGCGTCACCCCTACACGAGGGCGCTGCTGGCCTCGATCCTGACGCCGGAGCCGGGGCTGGGCATTCCCGAGACGGGGCTGGGCCTGGCCTTCCCCGACCCGCTGAACCCGCCGCCGGGCTGCGTCTTCCACCCGCGCTGCCCCAACGCCTTCGGCCCCTGCCCGACCGTCGTGCCGCGCGCGCTGGGGCAGCACCCGGCGGGCCTCGTCGCCTGCCACCTGCACGATCCGGACTACAACGACACCGCCACCACCAACAACCAGGGAAACCGCCCGTCATGA
- a CDS encoding M20 family metallopeptidase has translation MSRDAAIARATDYFDSGAFRTDLARRVALRTESQDPERTPLLDAYVEGEMRPALEALGFTCDTVRHARAGGPFLIAERIEDRSRPTVLGYGHGDVIRGLDDGWSEGLSPWEMREVGDRWYGRGVVDNKGQHSINLGGLKAVLETRGKLGFNAKYLIEMGEETGSPGLREVCAEHRDRLAADVLIASDGPRLSAERPTVFLGSRGGVTFDLWIDARDGGHHSGNWGGLLSNPGIQLAHAIASLVGPTGQIRVPELVPAEVPASVRRALADCEVDGGPDGPAVEPWWGEPGLTPAERVFGWCSLEVLAYETGNPKTPVNAIPPRAWARLQLRFVVGVDAQAVLPAVRRHLDRHGFPMVRAELSREEIFRATRLDPEDPWVTWAVDSIARTTGKKPAILPNLGGSLPNDTFSEILGMRTVWVPHSYPACSQHAPNEHLPVAIAREGLAMMAGLYWDLGESEVPAR, from the coding sequence ATGAGCCGCGACGCCGCCATCGCCCGTGCGACAGACTATTTCGATTCCGGCGCCTTCCGCACGGACCTCGCCCGCCGCGTCGCGCTGCGGACGGAGAGCCAGGACCCGGAGCGGACGCCCCTGCTCGACGCCTATGTCGAGGGGGAGATGCGGCCGGCGCTCGAAGCCCTGGGCTTCACCTGCGACACCGTCCGGCACGCGCGCGCCGGGGGACCGTTCCTGATCGCCGAGCGGATCGAGGACAGGTCGCGGCCGACCGTGCTGGGCTACGGCCACGGCGACGTGATCCGGGGCCTGGACGACGGCTGGAGCGAGGGGCTGTCGCCCTGGGAGATGCGCGAGGTGGGCGACCGCTGGTACGGGCGCGGCGTCGTCGACAACAAGGGACAGCACTCGATCAACCTGGGCGGCCTGAAGGCGGTGCTGGAGACCCGGGGCAAGCTGGGCTTCAACGCCAAGTACCTGATCGAGATGGGCGAGGAGACCGGCTCGCCGGGCCTGCGGGAGGTCTGCGCCGAGCACCGGGACCGGCTGGCCGCCGACGTGCTGATCGCCTCCGACGGGCCGCGGCTGTCGGCGGAGCGGCCGACCGTCTTCCTCGGCTCCCGCGGGGGCGTCACCTTCGACCTGTGGATCGACGCGCGGGACGGCGGGCATCATTCCGGCAACTGGGGCGGGCTGCTGTCCAACCCGGGCATCCAGCTCGCCCACGCCATCGCCAGCCTGGTCGGCCCGACCGGCCAGATCCGCGTGCCCGAGCTGGTGCCGGCCGAGGTGCCCGCGAGCGTGCGCCGGGCGCTCGCCGACTGCGAGGTGGACGGAGGGCCGGACGGTCCCGCCGTGGAGCCCTGGTGGGGCGAGCCGGGCCTGACCCCGGCGGAGCGGGTGTTCGGCTGGTGCTCGCTGGAGGTGCTGGCCTACGAGACCGGCAATCCGAAGACGCCGGTCAACGCGATCCCGCCGCGGGCCTGGGCGCGCCTCCAGCTCCGCTTCGTCGTGGGGGTCGATGCGCAGGCGGTGCTTCCCGCCGTGCGCCGGCACCTGGACCGTCACGGCTTCCCGATGGTCCGGGCGGAACTGTCGCGCGAGGAGATCTTCCGGGCGACGCGCCTGGACCCCGAAGACCCCTGGGTGACCTGGGCGGTGGACTCGATCGCCCGGACGACGGGGAAGAAGCCGGCGATCCTGCCGAACCTGGGCGGGTCGCTGCCGAACGACACCTTCTCCGAGATCCTCGGCATGCGGACCGTCTGGGTCCCGCACTCCTACCCGGCCTGCTCGCAGCATGCGCCGAACGAGCACCTGCCGGTGGCGATCGCCCGGGAAGGCCTGGCGATGATGGCGGGGCTGTACTGGGACCTGGGGGAATCCGAGGTGCCGGCCCGCTGA